One segment of Podospora pseudopauciseta strain CBS 411.78 chromosome 5 map unlocalized CBS411.78m_5.2, whole genome shotgun sequence DNA contains the following:
- a CDS encoding uncharacterized protein (EggNog:ENOG503NWBB; COG:C; antiSMASH:Cluster_4; SMCOG1094:ferredoxin) — MVAITPEQIAIVKATAPVLKEHGVTITTTFYNNLIGDVPALHNFFSTTSQTTGRQPRALAGAVLAYATYIDDLPKLTHAVERIAHKHVSLQVTPEQYDIVGKYLIQAIGQVLGDAATADIVDAWIAAYGVLAQVFINREGEMYKSNAADGWVGWRKFRITQKVPESSTITSFYLAPSDGATPLPKYMPGQYVSLQVPVPELGYLQSRQYSLSEAPRKGEYYRISVKREEALEPSAPALVSNMLHDQYAVGDEVELSHPQGEFFVDPQDASKEGVPVVLVSAGVGATPLKAILDSLVSAGSKRPASWIHSSRSSAAQPFADDIRRICRENENVSANVFLRTLGPEDRAGVHYEFGDMRLDLAKLDKERGLFLGDSRAEYYICGPEAFMIDVRRTLVEQGVDRSRIFLELFATGDVSDEEAKW; from the coding sequence ATGGTAGCCATCACCCCCGAGCAGATCGCCATTGTCAAGGCGACAGCGCCAGTTCTCAAAGAACACGGCgtaaccatcaccaccaccttctacaacaacctcatcggAGATGTTCCAGCACTTCACAACTTtttcagcaccaccagccaaaCAACAGGTCGACAGCCACGAGCACTTGCCGGCGCTGTTCTGGCTTATGCGACGTATATCGACGACCTCCCCAAGCTGACACATGCCGTGGAACGCATCGCCCACAAGCATGTTTCCCTCCAAGTAACCCCTGAGCAATACGACATCGTCGGAAAGTACCTGATCCAAGCCATCGGTCAAGTCCTCGGTGACGCAGCCACCGCCGACATCGTCGACGCCTGGATTGCCGCCTATGGTGTCCTTGCCCAGGTCTTCATCAACCGAGAAGGCGAGATGTACAAGTCGAACGCCGCCGACGGCTGGGTCGGCTGGCGCAAGTTCCGCATCACCCAGAAGGTACCAGAGAGCAGCACCATCACGAGCTTCTATCTCGCCCCCAGCGATGGGGCCACGCCACTACCCAAGTACATGCCGGGTCAGTACGTCAGCTTGCAGGTGCCGGTGCCCGAGCTTGGGTACCTGCAGAGCAGACAGTACAGCCTGAGCGAAGCCCCGAGAAAGGGAGAGTACTACCGCATCAGCGTCAAGCGAGAGGAGGCCCTCGAGCCGAGCGCCCCTGCCCTTGTTTCCAACATGTTGCACGACCAGTACGCCGTGGGCGACGAGGTCGAGCTGTCGCATCCACAGGGCGAGTTCTTTGTGGACCCCCAGGACGCAAGCAAGGAGGGTGTCCCGGTCGTTTTGGTATCCGCCGGCGTTGGTGCGACACCGCTCAAGGCCATCCTTGACAGCCTCGTGTCTGCGGGGTCCAAGAGACCAGCATCATGGATCCATTCATCACGATCGAGCGCGGCACAGCCGTTTGCTGACGATATCCGGCGTATCTGTCGCGAGAACGAGAACGTGTCGGCCAATGTGTTCCTGCGCACGCTTGGCCCTGAGGACCGCGCTGGGGTACACTACGAGTTTGGAGACATGCGGCTGGATCTGGCAAAGTTGGACAAGGAGCGCGGTTTGTTCCTGGGTGACTCTCGAGCCGAGTACTACATTTGTGGTCCCGAGGCATTCATGATCGATGTTCGCCGCACATTGGTCGAGCAGGGTGTCGACAGGTCGAGGATATTCCTGGAGCTGTTTGCGACGGGTGATGTCAGCGACGAGGAAGCAAAATGGTGA
- a CDS encoding uncharacterized protein (EggNog:ENOG503P04X; antiSMASH:Cluster_4) → MTEPSQRRAYIRHERQQRLVLALCQVPVSVLDSLSNTAIMRCHIFTSILSFLFFSLFLPCVLAQVLRDDSPIWVQGAFEDATVTANDTSYNAGGTITVNGFVLNIPRNLLVQFPAAWVPWRDFVASKSDFIGFETLVMGNTIEGDPRVGQVVITEFFEGLSFGFIESLNYTDGSMKIENGPTVRISDPNGVFSVGYDGAPFMTADDQSPSITAFSGFPMCIPRNGSDPLCPLSNRPTGRPGIFRAPDPLVMAPFLPGDLITFSGFRRGDEVIAFSIVAQNVQITTGDDIVYIRMELALLGIFSPSPAAEIADSRFIGFSSNPRTSVTLYALDVNPCTGETTERMIAGVGLRGGRNFQNKFEYRNEILFGYTREYRAVAEIDGVPITRRTRNGILAGSYIQPVNVWVQTEMDIPGLFANGVPFEFREMEFLTKGVGRDENANVWGPLDPFPQSLVPISAPNCGGVNSRRGAEGREPIKGPVRSRIQRRRTFGSRFGRMKAEAVAGADNKGTEEPEVVVAPAEIAAIEEKAELDAVLEQDQIESLFGPKPWEQYLPHLTNPILTYNLSLRPQSLLLTHLTDASIEMAQPRAKPIEPGELDTHPGYARRNEVVRRADYLIQNYLEVPPHIQAAYNIITSRRQDWAMVDNATICHIIDSLPPGLTERKIYRRDDLKEPNPLNEPGYYQIMRRILTAEHIFYTGPLAGHILEQMGEPGGPFKYYLKQSNICITNLLHFTRAVSHKAQKPKLSPTEKKTPSQSSSSKPPSIDPPPNNSIIHPQFQYNNINRQSYFFEDMSRVLRKKPDNHTQLEHRTFLLPDSRSPHEYIDKGILKINSHTLLFDTTLNNTLLKLIQELDVRPGIIVKEFSFWPDGADSNLPETPSRWTDFYSVQHWLSDNYTIYPFALPSPNPPSGSGFVACMPKIYVLKKKTSSLGVSKLIGRARSLSRGASPSPGQPSS, encoded by the exons ATGACTGAGCCGTCGCAGAGAAGAGCCTATATAAGACATGAGCGTCAACAGAGACTTGTGCTGGCTCTATGTCAGGTACCCGTATCCGTCCTTGACTCGCTCAGCAACACTGCCATCATGAGGTGTCACATCTTCACCTCgatcctctcttttctctttttctctttgttCCTCCCTTGTGTCCTCGCCCAGGTCCTCCGAGATGACTCTCCTATCTGGGTACAAGGAGCGTTCGAGGACGCAACCGTCACCGCCAATGACACATCCTACAACGCCGGCGGTACAATCACCGTCAACGGCTTCGTTTTGAACATCCCCAGAAACCTCTTGGTCCAGTTTCCTGCCGCGTGGGTGCCGTGGAGAGACTTTGTCGCGAGCAAGTCAGACTTCATTGGGTTTGAGACCTTG GTCATGGGCAACACTATCGAGGGAGACCCCCGTGTCGGTCAGGTGGTCATCACCGAGTTCTTCGAGGGCCTCAGCTTCGGCTTCATCGAGTCCCTCAATTACACTGATGGTAGCATGAAGATCGAGAACGGACCTACCGTCCGCATCAGCGATCCCAACGGTGTCTTCTCTGTTGGGTATGACGGTGCGCCGTTCATGACGGCGGATGATCAAAGTCCCAGCATCACTGCGTTTTCAGGATTTCCTATGTGTATCCCCCGCAACGGTTCTGATCCCTTGTGTCCGTTGAGCAATCGGCCTACTGGCCGTCCCGGAATCTT CCGCGCCCCCGACCCATTGGTCATGGCCCCCTTCCTCCCGGGCGATCTCATCACCTTCAGTGGCTTCCGGCGCGGCGACGAAGTCATCGCCTTCAGCATCGTCGCCCAAAACGTTCAGATCACCACTGGCGATGACATTGTCTACATCCGCATGGAGCTCGCTCTCCTCGGTATCTTCAGTCCCAGCCCGGCAGCTGAAATCGCTGACTCCAGA TTCAtcggcttctcctccaacccccgcaCCTCGGTAACCCTCTACGCCCTCGACGTAAACCCCTGCACAGGCGAGACAACAGAACGCATGATCGCTGGCGTCGGTCTTCGCGGTGGACGTAACTTCCAGAACAAGTTCGAGTACCGCAATGAGATCCTGTTTGGCTACACAAGGGAGTATCGTGCCGTAGCTGAGATTGACGGTGTTCCCATCACCCGGAGGACCAGGAACGGAATTCTGGCAGGGAGCTACATCCAACCTGTGAACGTGTGGGTTCAGACCGAGATGGACATCCCGGGGTTGTTCGCCAACGGCGTGCCGTTTGAGTTTCGGGAGATGGAGTTCTTGACCAAGGGTGTTGGGAGGGACGAGAATGCGAATGTCTGGGGTCCGTTGGATCCGTTTCCGCAGTCGTTGGTGCCGATTTCTGCGCCGAACTGTGGAGGAGTGAACTCGAGGAGGGGAGCCGAAGGTCGTGAACCTATCAAGG GTCCTGTGAGATCGCGGATCCAAAGACGGAGGACGTTTGGGTCGCGATTTGGCCGAATGAAGGCTGAGGCAGTTGCTGGCGCGGACAACAAAGGCACCGAGGAGCcagaggttgttgttgctccTGCGGAAATCGCAGCTATTGAGGAGAAGGCGGAGCTTGATGCTGTGTTGGAGCAAGATCAGATTGAATCTTTGTTTG GGCCGAAGCCCTGGGAGCAATACCTCCCACACTTGACGAACCCCATACTCACATATAACCTCTCCCTACGGCCTCAGTCGCTgctcctcacccacctcaccgACGCAAGCATCGAAATGGCGCAACCACGTGCAAAACCCATCGAGCCTGGAGAACTCGACACTCACCCGGGCTATGCTCGGAGGAACGAGGTTGTCAGAAGGGCTGACTACCTTATTCAAAATTATCTCGAAGTACCTCCTCATATTCAAGCCGCATACAACATCATCACTAGTAGACGCCAAGATTGGGCCATGGTTGACAACGCGAC AATATGTCACATTATCGACTCACTCCCACCCGGGCTCACAGAGCGCAAAATTTACAGAAGAGACGACCTCAAGGAGCCCAACCCCTTGAACGAACCGGGCTACTACCAAATAATGCGCCGTATCCTCACCGCCGAACATATCTTCTACACAGGACCCCTAGCAGGACACATCCTTGAGCAAATGGGCGAGCCCGGCGGTCCTTTCAAGTACTACCTCAAACAATCCAACATCtgcatcaccaacctcctccacttcaCCCGAGCCGTCTCCCACAAAGCCCAAAAGCCCAAGTTATCCCCCACCGAGAAGAAAACCCCGTCCCAaagctcctccagcaagCCTCCCTCCATCGACCCTCCACCCAACAACAGTATAATCCACCCACAGTTCCAgtacaacaacatcaaccgcCAATCCTACTTCTTCGAAGACATGTCCCGCGTCCTCCGCAAAAAACCAGACAACCACACTCAGCTCGAGCACCGCACCTTTCTCCTCCCCGACTCTCGATCCCCCCACGAGTACATCGACAAAGGAATCCTCAAAATCAACTCCCACACCCTCCTGTTCGACAcaaccctcaacaacacccttcTGAAACTCATCCAAGAGCTCGACGTCAGACCAGGTATCATCGTAAAAGAGTTCTCCTTCTGGCCAGACGGAGCGGACTCAAACCTGCCAGAGACACCCAGTAGATGGAC CGATTTCTACTCGGTCCAGCACTGGCTCTCAGACAACTACACCATCTACCCTTTCGCCCTCCCATCTCCCAATCCTCCCTCCGGAAGCGGTTTCGTAGCCTGCATGCCCAAAATCTACGTCCTCAAGAAAAAGACGTCGTCGCTAGGTGTATCGAAGCTTATCGGAAGAGCGAGGAGTCTTAGTAGGGGTgcctcgccatctccaggGCAGCCATCATCATAG
- a CDS encoding uncharacterized protein (CAZy:AA1; EggNog:ENOG503NW8V; COG:Q; antiSMASH:Cluster_4), giving the protein MVLFSYLKLPTLAVALASHLSKAHLLHRPEDASSEKITGSHDHLGFRSETEDHHLVKRKHPNLSPDYPLMFQVPLPIPPLKQPTRIVKIPTLSNITSPFSNLTNANTTIPRFVHYYEIEIKPFQHSIYPDLSPANLVGYDGISPGPTIMVPRGTESVVRFVNKAHANSSVHLHGSYSRAPFDGWAEDTTAPGEYKDYYFPNRQSGRMMWYHDHAVHITAENAYMGQAGVYLVRDPAEDGLNLPSGYGEYDIPLVLAAKQYNLDGTLFSTVGERISLWGDVIHVNGQPWPFLNVEPRKYRFRFLNAAVSRSFSLYFVKTSNAGGLNAKLPFKVIASDSGLLEKPVQTSYMYISMAERYEIVFDFSPYAGQTIELRNFAKAGGAGVEDDYQDTDKVMRFVVSNTTASADTSVVPAQLRTVPFPRPKTRRKIDQHFKFHRANGQWLINGVGFAEANNRILANVPRGTVEIWELENTTDGWSHPIHVHLVDFRVIWRRREGRRVEKYESEGLKDVVWLGREETVLVEAHYAPWDGVYMFHCHNLIHEDDDMMAAFNVTALPDFGYNNFSAKFLDPMEPRWRAKPFAMADFTARTGPFSEAAIDQKVKDFAASDAYRHADEIMDGLDQYWRTASQPVRSTSTRSSATNTRSTSSRGTRTTTTSRATTTSRATSSTPTTRNLSTRLQATTRSFITKSWDSSATQSTLPPRLTSRPLSSSRPPSTATPF; this is encoded by the exons ATGGTGCTGTTCAGTTATCTCAAGCTCCCAACCCTTGCAGTGGCACTGGCCTCCCATCTTTCAAAAGCCCACCTCTTGCATCGTCCTGAAGATGCTTCTTCAGAAAAGATCACGGGCAGCCATGATCACCTCGGATTTCGTTCAGAAACAGAGGACCACCATCTGGTCAAGAGGAAGCACCCAAACCTGAGCCCAGACTACCCGCTCATGTTCCAAGTCCCACTTCCTATCCCTCCTCTGAAGCAACCCACCCG AATTGTCAAAATTCCCACTCTGTCCAACataacctcccccttctcgAACCTTACCAATGCCAACACCACGATTCCCAGGTTTGTGCATTACTACGAGATTGAGATCAAGCCCTTCCAGCACTCCATCTACCCGGACCTCAGTCCCGCCAATCTTGTCGGCTACGATGGCATCTCTCCCGGTCCCACCATCATGGTGCCACGAGGGACCGAGTCCGTCGTTCGCTTCGTCAACAAAGCCCACGCCAACAGCTCTGTTCACCTCCACGGATCCTATTCTCGCGCTCCCTTTGATGGTTGGGCCGaggacaccaccgccccTGGGGAGTACAAGGACTATTACTTCCCGAACCGGCAGTCGGGCAGGATGATGTGGTATCACGACCACGCAGTGCACATT ACAGCAGAGAACGCCTACATGGGCCAAGCAGGCGTGTATCTCGTCCGCGACCCAGCAGAAGATGGCCTCAACCTCCCTTCCGGCTATGGCGAATACGACAtccccctcgtcctcgcaGCCAAACAGTACAACCTCGACGGGACACTGTTCTCCACTGTCGGGGAGAGAATCAGCCTCTGGGGTGATGTCATCCACGTCAACGGGCAGCCGTGGCCCTTTCTGAACGTCGAGCCACGCAAGTACCGGTTCCGGTTCCTCAACGCGGCCGTGTCAAGATCGTTCTCGCTATACTTTGTCAAGACAAGCAATGCCGGCGGGCTCAACGCCAAACTTCCCTTCAAGGTCATTGCTAGCGATTCGGGGCTGTTGGAGAAGCCAGTTCAGACTTCGTACATG TACATCTCCATGGCCGAGCGCTATGAAATCGTTTTCGACTTCTCCCCCTACGCCGGACAGACCATCGAGCTCCGCAACTTTGCCAAAGCCGGCGGCGCCGGGGTCGAGGACGACTACCAAGACACAGACAAGGTCATGCGCTTTGTGGTTTCCAACACCACTGCCAGCGCCGACACCTCCGTTGTCCCTGCCCAACTACGCACCGTTCCGTTTCCCCGTCCCAAGACAAGGAGAAAGATTGACCAGCACTTCAAGTTCCACCGCGCCAACGGTCAATGGCTCATCAATGGCGTTGGCTTTGCGGAGGCCAACAACCGTATCCTTGCCAATGTCCCCCGCGGCACGGTTGAGATCTGGGAGTTGGAGAACACTACCGATGGCTGGTCTCACCCAATTCACGTGCATTTGGTGGACTTTCGGGTTATCTGGCGTCGACGGGAAGGTAGGCGCGTGGAGAAATACGAAAGTGAGGGGCTCAAGGATGTCGTATGGCTTGGGAGAGAGGAAacggtgctggtggaggctCATTACGCTCCCTGGGACGGCGTGTACATGTTCCATTGCCATAACCTCATCCACGAGGACGACGATATGATGGCCGCATTCAATGTTACTGCGTTGCCTGACTTTGGGTACAACAACTTCTCTGCCAAGTTCTTGGATCCCATGGAgccgaggtggagggcaAAGCCATTTGCCATGGCAGACTTTACCGCGCGGACAGGGCCATTCTCAGAAGCGGCGATTGACCAAAAGGTGAAAGACTTTGCTGCGTCGGACGCCTATAGGCATGCCGATGAGATCATGGATGGCTTGGATCAATACTGGAGGACCGCCAGCCAGCCTGTTCGGAGCACAAGTACACGCTCATCTGCAACCAATACCCGATCGACCTCGAGCAGAGGAACGCGAACCACTACCACATCTAGGGCAACGACGACATCGAgggcaacatcatcaacgccaacAACTCGAAATTTAAGCACCCGGCTTCAAGCAACCACTCGTTCATTCATTACAAAATCATGGGACAGTTCAGCAACACAGTCGACACTGCCGCCGCGCTTAACGTCTAGGCCGCTGTCAAGTTCTCGTCCGCCATCCACAGCAACACCGTTCTAG